CCGGTCAAGGGGCGGTCCAGACCCCACCTTGATCGTGCACAGCCACACCGTCCATTTCGACAATTGCGGCGGCACCATCGACAAGCGCGAACGCTATTGGTTCCGCGCCCAGAACACGACCTCGCCTGCCGCCTCCTACCGCAAACCTGCTTGTGTCCGAAGCTGAACAAGAATGTCGCAAACCCGGCCAAAAGGTCGCCAAGGCCGGGCCACCCGCCTACCGAGCAAGCCGTGTAACGCAGACGGAGCGCCGAGTCGGCACGCAACTTGCTGCCATGATTTCGACGCGCGAGATCGGCCTCGCCGTCGTTATGCTCGGCGGCGGCGCACACGGCCGGAAGACAGCGTCGCCCATTCGGTCCATATCACCCGGATGCTCCCTTGTCGGCGCGGAGGCGCCGCCGCAGCCAGCGCCGCGAAGCCGCCCCATGGTGAGCATCCCTGCATCCCCTTGCGCGTGATCATAAAGGTCTTCCGAGTATTGCTGGCTTCGAAGCCAAGACGCACCGGCTCAGAGCCCTTGTCCGACGCGCCCTGTGCAAACGACAATCTTAGAAGGTGGCTTCGCTGCGACTAGCAACCAAGGAGGATGGCAGCATGACAAAGATCGCCTTCATCGGACTGGGTTCGATGGGCGGGCCCATGGCCCGAAATCTTCTCAAGCACAGCTTTGAAGTTCGGGGCTTCGACATCGCCTCAAAGAGCCTTGCGGATCTACAAGCGGCGGGAGGCACGCCGGCCGCCTCGGCTGCCGGAGCCTGCGCGGGTGCGAATTTTGTCGTGCTTATGGTGGTCGATGCGGCGCAGGCGCAAATGGTGCTCTTCACCAATGGAGCGCTCGCGGCAGCGCTTCCTGACGCGACCGTCTGTCTGATGGCGACCTGTCCGCCGAAATCGGTCGAATCAATCGCCGCGCGCGTCACCGCGACCGGGCGGGGATTCATCGACGCGCCGGTCTCGGGCGGCACTGCCGGGGCGACAGCCGGGACGCTGACGATCACGGCGGCTGCGCCGCAGAGCGTCTTCGAGGCGGCCCAGCCGATCTTCAAGGCGATGGGCGACAGGGTCTTCCACATCGGCGAGCGCCCCGGGCAGGCAGCAGTCGTCAAGACCGTCAATCAGCTCCTCTGCGGCGTGCACATCGCTGTGGCGGCCGAGGCCTTTTCCCTCGCTGAGAAGGTCGGTGTCGATGCCGCGAGCATGCTCGACATTCTCTCGGGCACATCGGCCTCGAGTTGGATGCTGAAAGATCGCGGGCCGCGCATGATCATGGACGACCCGGAGGCCTTCAGCACAGTCGATATCTTCGTCAAGGATCTCGGCATCGTGCTCGAGGCGGGCCGAGAAACAAAGGCGGCGCTGCCGTTCGCCGCTCTGTCCCACCAACTCTTCCTTTCCGTTTCCGGCCGCGGCGACGGCCAAGCCGACGACAGCCAGGTGATCCGCGCCTATCGCGCGCTCAACGGTGAGTGAGCGCGATCAATCAGCCCCAGAACCTTAATCCAACCCGACGTAGATCGGGAAACAACCGAGAGGAAATTGCCCAAGGCGGCTCCATGAGGTTCAGACGTCCTGCAGCCTGACCGGCGACGTCTGGGACCGCTGTTGGGTGCTCGGCAACAAGCGCGCCTTCACACGTCTTGCTAAGGATATCCAGGAGATTGTTAGCCCCGAGCTCGACCGCTCCGCGCTCGATCAGTGGGCCGACATTGCGCGTCTCAGCCAGAGCTTGCGCAGCGACTGACGGCCAGTGTGATCTCATTCATCGAGGTCGACCGGGAGGCGTTGCGGAAAGCATCGCCGCTTCCTGCAGATGTGCAGCCATTATCGGGTGCAGCCGTTCGCTCCCACGCTGGCGTCGGGCTGGGAGAAGGGTCAGGTCTAGAACCTAGTCGGGCAAGTGCGCGAGCCCTTCTTCACGCCGCGGCTGCGCTTCAAGACCTACGAGAAGCTGAACGCCTGGCTGCATGACAAGTGCGTCGCCGACGCCAAGGCGCATCGTCACGTCGAGCAACCCGGAACGAACGATCTGGAACGTGTTCGAGGAGGAGCCCGGCAAGCTGGTTGAATACCGCGGTTCCTTCGACGGTCCATGGTGCCGGCCTCGGTCTGAAGGTCGGCGAGGCCCCGGCGCTGGTCATGCCCGATCGGAAGTCGACGCGGAAGAGGCAGTAGCCGCGATCCGGGCGCTATACGATTTGGCGAGACGAAGCCTGCAACCGCCAGAGTAATCGTGCGCAGGATCGCGCCGCCGGCTGATGCGATTGCATCTCTCGCCGCGCTGCGCTGAGAGCCTCTTCTGTCAGGCAGTCTAGGTTTCGCGCTTCGGGCCGAGCAGGAACACTGTCAGGGCGGCGAGGAACATGGCAACCGCGCTGTAGGCAAAGACACTGGCAACGCCGGCATTATCCACCAGTAATCCGCCGAAAATCGCGCCGGCTGCGATGGCCACTTGGAACGTTGCCGTCATCAGCACACCGGCGCTTTCGGCCTGCTTGGAAGCGGCGCGCAGCACCGTCCACGTCTGTAACCCCACCGGCGCCGCGCCGAAGGCAAAGCCCCATACGGTAACCGCAATTGCCGAGGCCGAGGCCGATGCTCCCACCGTCAGCAGCGAGACAGCGGCTATCGCTATGACCAGGGGCGGCAGGGCCGCGACTGCCTTGAGGCTGTGCTCGGCCAGGAATGCGCCGGCTAAATTGCCGAAGAAGCCGCCGATGCCAGAAGCGAGCAACACCAGCGAGATCGTCTCGATATCGAGCGCGGGAACCTTCTCGAGAAACGCACGGATGTAGGTGAAGCTGGCGAAGTGCCCAGAAGCGACCAGCAGGACGACCAAATACGCGACCCTGATTGTCGGATTCTTGGCCACATCCAGCAGACTGCGGAATGTAGCCACTTCAACCGGAGGCAGCGTCGGAATGGTTATGAGTTGAACCAGCAGTGTAACGGCATTAACAACTGCGGCGATCATGAAGGCGGCTCGCCATCCCCAGATCTCACCGACATAGGCGCCGATTGGAGGCGCGCAAACGGTAGCGACGGAAACGCCGGTAAGGATGATCGACATGGCGCGCGGCAGGAGGTGACTTGGAACGAGCCGCATCGCCAGCGCTGCCGAAATCGACCAGAAGCCTCCGAGCGCTATGCCGAGCACGACGCGTGCCGTCAGGAAAACCGGCAGCGACCAGGCTACCTCCGCCAGAACGTTGGACAGGATCTGCAGCAGCGTCATCGCCCACAGGACGATATTGCGATCCAGACGCCTTGTAATGA
This DNA window, taken from Mesorhizobium shangrilense, encodes the following:
- a CDS encoding MFS transporter; the protein is MTESATDFTDAVLHDPEKPDQRSCPVWGAVISLALGTFGLVTAEFLPASVLTPLAHDLGITKGAAGQALTATAIAGAISAPTMAIITRRLDRNIVLWAMTLLQILSNVLAEVAWSLPVFLTARVVLGIALGGFWSISAALAMRLVPSHLLPRAMSIILTGVSVATVCAPPIGAYVGEIWGWRAAFMIAAVVNAVTLLVQLITIPTLPPVEVATFRSLLDVAKNPTIRVAYLVVLLVASGHFASFTYIRAFLEKVPALDIETISLVLLASGIGGFFGNLAGAFLAEHSLKAVAALPPLVIAIAAVSLLTVGASASASAIAVTVWGFAFGAAPVGLQTWTVLRAASKQAESAGVLMTATFQVAIAAGAIFGGLLVDNAGVASVFAYSAVAMFLAALTVFLLGPKRET
- a CDS encoding NAD(P)-dependent oxidoreductase, yielding MTKIAFIGLGSMGGPMARNLLKHSFEVRGFDIASKSLADLQAAGGTPAASAAGACAGANFVVLMVVDAAQAQMVLFTNGALAAALPDATVCLMATCPPKSVESIAARVTATGRGFIDAPVSGGTAGATAGTLTITAAAPQSVFEAAQPIFKAMGDRVFHIGERPGQAAVVKTVNQLLCGVHIAVAAEAFSLAEKVGVDAASMLDILSGTSASSWMLKDRGPRMIMDDPEAFSTVDIFVKDLGIVLEAGRETKAALPFAALSHQLFLSVSGRGDGQADDSQVIRAYRALNGE